The genomic DNA CCGTTGTCTTCACGCAGCTCCGGGGGGATGTAAGACAACCCCAGGGCAGCGAAAATTTGCCTTTCATCTTTGCAGGGAATCAATTCATCTTCGTTTTTAAAAAGGCCGTATTCGCTCACTTTCATGCCCATCTTTTTGGCCAGACTTCGCATCGCCGTGTTGTGTTCAGCAGAGCCGGTAAAATGATGCAGGATAAAAGCGAATTTGTCATCCGGCAAGATTCGCAAATCCGCGTTGATACCTTTTTCCAAGACCACGCTGCACTTGGTGGGTCCTTTGCCGGTCACCTTTTTTACGCCCGGTTGGGTGGAAAAAAACTTCATAATTTCTTCCACGTCCTCGTCCTTGGCGCTAGCCACAATATCAATGTCTTTAATGGTTTCTTTTTTTCGGCGTAAGCTGCCCGCTAATTCTGCGCGAAAGACTTTGGGATGATTTTTAACTGCTTCAAGCAGCGGTTGTGCGGCCATCAGGGCGTGGTGAAAAAGATGGCGCTCTTTATGTTTTCGAAGAAACTCGATTCCCTGCAAAATATTGTCCTGGGTGGTCTTTCCAAATCCTTCCAAATCTTTCAGCCGGTCTTTTTTGCAGGCTTTCTCCAATTCAGCTATCGTTTTGATGCCGAGCTCGTCATAAACTTTCTTGATTTTTTTTGGACCGAACCCTGGTATGGCGGTCATTTCCACCAGTCCCGGCGGAATGGAGTCCTTGAGCTTCTCGTAGTATTCCAGTTTTCCGGTGGTGATCAGCTCGGTGATTTTATCCGCCAAAGCCGAACCGATTCCATCGATTTTTCGAATTTCTCCGGACTCGACAAGCTCGCTTATATCCTCGCTGAGGCTCAAAATCGTGCGGCCGCCTCTTTCATAAGCGCGAGTTTTGAAGAAATTTTCGCCTTTAAGTTCGAGGAGGGTGGCGATTTCTTCAAAGATCGCGGAGACTTGTTTTTTGTCCATATTAGTCGAACTGCTAAAATAGGATGAAAAAAAAATGATTAAAAATAATACCTAACGTTGCTTTTAAAAGCAAGAAGAAATATTTGAGGTTGGTTAATTGAGATGGAGGGAATGTGGCGGCAGGATTTATATAAAAATCCTACACAGGAAAACGAGAGAAAATACAGGGCAAACTAAGGGCAAATAATTAAAGTAAGTTAGGGCGTTTCAATTTCTCTTTCTTCTCATATGTTTTCTGTTACTTTCTCATCTTTTGTTGCTTATTT from candidate division KSB1 bacterium includes the following:
- the polX gene encoding DNA polymerase/3'-5' exonuclease PolX; protein product: MDKKQVSAIFEEIATLLELKGENFFKTRAYERGGRTILSLSEDISELVESGEIRKIDGIGSALADKITELITTGKLEYYEKLKDSIPPGLVEMTAIPGFGPKKIKKVYDELGIKTIAELEKACKKDRLKDLEGFGKTTQDNILQGIEFLRKHKERHLFHHALMAAQPLLEAVKNHPKVFRAELAGSLRRKKETIKDIDIVASAKDEDVEEIMKFFSTQPGVKKVTGKGPTKCSVVLEKGINADLRILPDDKFAFILHHFTGSAEHNTAMRSLAKKMGMKVSEYGLFKNEDELIPCKDERQIFAALGLSYIPPELREDNGEIEAAAENNIPKMVELSDIKGILHCHSTWSDGANTLEEMALATKKMGYQYFGVCDHSEIVVYARGMTPEQVKKQHAEIDELNKKFDDFKILKGTECDIINDGSLDYPDEVLATFDFVVASVHTNLHMSGDDAMNRIIKAMQNPYVDILGHPTGRLLSGRDGLSLDMYKIIDAAAEYNVVIELNASPHRFDIDWRYCKYAKEKGVLISINPDAHSIDGLNDMKYGIGIAHKGWLERDTIFNALSLAEVEKFFKRKRAKLK